From the genome of Portunus trituberculatus isolate SZX2019 chromosome 5, ASM1759143v1, whole genome shotgun sequence:
ttttgttcttcttcttattatcattactcgTTTGTCATTTCTTATCctacttctttttcatcttctttcttcgtcttttgcttttctgcttcctcctcatcttcctactTTTAATTGTTCTTCTTTGTCATCATTCCTTCTTATTAATATCcgtttgtcttttcttattctactactttttcttcctttttcttggtctttttcttttccgcaTCCTCCatctcgttcttctcttcctcctcctcctcctcctcctcctcctcctcctcctcctcctcttcctccattacgCCAAAGcgagtgacaaagtgttttctCAACCCAGCCTCATCTTAGCGTGTGTAGAGTTCAGCTTAATCCAGCGCAGGGCAAGGAAGGTGACACACTGTTTGTCGAGGGATGCCCACATGTACCCTCTGCTgggagtagttgtagtggtagtggtggtggtggtggtagtggctgtggtggtggtggtgatagtggttttGGTTGTGGTGTTATTAGTAGAATTAGTTGTAGTATGaggaataatagtagtggtggtgacgttagtagtagtagtagtagtagtagttgttgttgttgttgttgttgttgttgttttatcattaagcaaacttaacttaaaataataagaaagagaaatagagagaaaaaaaaagagagataaggagaagaataaggtaaaaattccaaatctctctctctctctctctctctctctctctctctctctctctctctctctctctctctctctctctctcccacacagagGTAACATCCGTACACTTTCAACAAGATGGTCTGCCTTCTCGCCGCTCCCACATAACCTACAATGGAACGCTGCCTGACCTGACCTTGGCCACCGTCTGCCTCAGGGTCAAGCTGATGCAGTACAGGAAAGTCGTGCCCTTCTTCTCCTACGCCGTGGATGACTTTGGGGATGAACTCTTTATAggtaaggtgtggtggtggtggtggcggtggtggtggtggcggtggtaggggTCCTCTTTGTCTACTCTACtaactcctttttccttcccaatttcagcttttttttttcactctatcttctacttctactccttcttctcctcttcctcctcctcctcctcctcctcctcctcctcctcctgctcctcctcctcctccactaccaagCTTAACCTGACATTTGAGCTCTATCCTTCCCAATATCACCTCTTAGTTAAGCATTTCACTACTagatggggtggtggtggtggtggtggtggtggtagtggtgtggtggtggtggtggttgtggtggtggtaatattatTCTTATCGCAAAATTAAGAAGACATGCATGAAAAACTAATATTTCAGTGTAGATTATGTAATTTTCCATAaagcttcatatttttttggtgAGAAATGGGTGAAATTGTGAAAGTagtaggataagttaggttaggttaagttaggtttagggtaagttaggttaagttaggtttagggtaaattaggttaagttaggttaggtttaaggttagttaggttaggttaggttaagttaggtttagggtaaattaggttaggttaggttaagttaggtttagggtaggttaggttaggttaggttaagttaggtttagggtaggttaagttaggttaagttaggttaagtttaggtgaaggttttttttttttatctaacgactatttttttctctatcgaTCATAAtttagcagtggtagtagtagtagtagtaatagtagtagtagtagtagtagtagtagtagtagtagtagtagtcagaggAACAGGtggctagatagatagatagatttattgatagataggtaggtaggtcgagagagagagagagagagagagagagagagagagagagagagagagagagagagacagacttacTTTATCATTCGAATTTCATCTGActtattctcctctccttctcttttctcttattttcatccttcctcttgttccgctattttctctccctccctcctttcctcccttcgtaactttttttccccttctgttctttcccttcatttcgcTCCatggagacaaacaaacaaacacacacacacacacacacacacacacacacacacacacacacacacacacacacacacacacacaccagcacgcaAAGAGCATAATTCgtacaagaaaatagaaggaaagtaatagacagaaaaagtgtgtgtgtgcgtgtgtgtgtgtgtgtgtgtgtgtgtgtgtgtgtgtgtgtgtgtgtgtgtgtgtgtttgtgtgtgtgtgtgtgtgtgtgtgtgttctctctctctctctctctctctctctctctctctctctctctctctctctctctctctctgttccctaaGTTTAATACAAGCTGGCTGAGTTGTGCGCGTGTGGGAGGGCGAGTGTGTGGGCGGGTTGGTGTGTGGGCGGGGTTCAGTGAGGACTAATGCTTGCACACcgcactcctctctcctcctctctcttctcttgcagGCTACCACCCCCTCACCAAAGAGGTGGAGGTAGCGTGCTGCGGAGCGTTGTTGGACTTGTTCGTGAATGAGCAGCGGGTGCCCCTGGGCCAGTGGGTGTCCCTGTGTGTGACCCTGGACCTGGTCAAGAAGCAGGTGTTGTTGTACTACCCGGTTAACGACACCATGGAACAGGTGGTGATGCAGGACGACAGAGCCGAGCCAGACAGGGTGCGTGGCGGCGGACTTCTCATGGTGGGTCAGCGGCAGTCCGTGGTGGGAGGGGGCTTCAGTACTGCACTCAGCCTGTGCGGCCAGGTGGCGGACCTGCACCTGTTCGACACTGTGCTGACAGAAGACGAGCTGCTGAGCTTCTTGACGTGCCAGGCCGCTGAGGGCTTGGACACGGCTCCCATCGTCTCCTTCGCCTCCCTGCAGGACACCTTCACTATGGGCGAGGCTGAGGTGGACAGCCTGCAGGTGCAGGACGCCTGCCATAACATCACCTTTGAAGTGGTGATCATCTCGCACCCCATCACCTTCAAAGACGCCCACCGTCTGTGTGACCTGATGAGCAACGCAGATAAACACCCTGTCTTCACGCCCGTCTCCATGGACGAACAGAACGACCTGCTGGCCGACATGGAGCCTTATGAGGAATCCTGCCTGTCCAGGCACACCTCCCTGGGGGACATGTGGTTGGACGGGAGATCGGTCTGAGTTCCGGCTTCCACAACTTTGTGGAGAATATGACGGTGATAGACACCGGCACGTGTGCGTCGCTGTCTGTGTGGGGCGACACGCGTGGCCTGTGGCACCACACGGACTGCCATGACCTCAAGTGTGCCGCCTGCATGGTGCCGCGCCCCTCGGAGTGGTTGCTGCGTGGCCACGACACACTCCTGGACCACAGCTTCTCCCTGCTGCCCGGCAACTTGTCCGGCATGACGGGCTTCTTTGCATCTAGCCTCACCCTGGAGGAGGGTGGCTCCGCGGGCCTGGGGCAGTGGCGCATTGTCAGTACTGTACACCCGCACGTGAGCGCCGTGCTGCAGCGCACGTCCGTCACGCACTATCCCTTCGGCATGCAGGAATGGCAGCTGCACACCGCCACGCTGGCCACGGTGAAGGCCAAACTGCTGCTGACGCGCTGCGGGCAGGATGAGCTGACGTGCGGCGACGGCCGCTGCATTTACCGCATGTATCGCTGTGACCTGGAGGTGGACTGCAGTGACGCCTCTGACGAGCAAGACTGCGGTAGGGTGCGCAAGGCTGCGGGCTACAAGCGCCAGGTGAGTCCGCCGCGGAAGTTGAGAAGCGGAGCGCAGCGCGTTGGCGTGCGGGTAGACGTGCTGGCCGTCACCGAGCTGGACATCGTGGGGTTCCGCGTCACGGTGGAGCTGCGCCTGGAGCTGACGTGGCGGGACTCGCGCCTCACCTTCCTCAACCTGCAGCCAGAGACCTGGAAGAACAAGCTGAGTGACAGCGACCTGTGGCGCCCTGCCGTGGAGTACCTCAGCAGCGACGGCTCCGCCAGCAACCTCAACCACCGCGGCCACCACCTGTACGCCCTCCACCACCCCAACGCCGCCAAGGACATGCTCTCAGACACGCGCGAGGGTGAGGCGACcattcccccccccccacacaccaccgcgtagtgtagtagttagcacgctcgactcacaatcgagagggtccgggttcgagtcccgggaagctgcgaggcaaatgggcaagcctcctaatgtatagcccctgttcacctagcagtaaataggtacgggatgtaactcgaggggttgtggcctcgctttcccggtgtgtggagtgtgttgtggtctcagtgaaacagtcctacccgaagatcggtctatgagctctgagctcgctccgtaatggggaagactggctgggtgaccagcagacgaccgaggtgaaatacACAACACTGCACCCCAACTGACGCACCATACGTAGCGTTACCAACCTAACGTAGCTGCTGATATACGTAATACATCCTAACCTCACGGAAGCTAACctattcctccccctcccctctccttccctcccctcccctccccttcgcCCACAGACGTGATCTACCGAGGCAACGACACCAAGATGAAGGTGGTGCTGCTGGAGGAGGTGGACTTCTCCTGCCCTTTCAACCTCTTCGCCTTCCCTTTGATGAACAGCAGTGTGAcctggtgaggggaaagagagagagggggctgtACCGAGGGAGATGGGTGGCTATCCAGAGAGGAGGGGGATTGGGGAGGAAGAGTgattggagggagagaaagggagaaatagagGGAAGCAGTGTTTAGagtgaataaaacaaagacaaggaaaaaaaaataacgggaggacgaaaaggaaagagagaaagaaagaatatcggaggaaaaaaaaagttaattgtgATTATTATAGTGAAATATTGATGCTCTAGTTGTTTCCCTCTCTGTAtatgtgtttcctcctcctcctcctcctcctcctcctcctcctcctcctcctcctcctcctccttcttctcttcttcttcttcttcttcttcttcttcttcttcttcttcttcttcttcttcttcttcttttttacctcctcctcaccctccacccttctcaccatcatcctcctcctcttccttgtctttcatattcttccttactcctcctcttcctcctcctcctccttttcctcttcctcttcctcctcctttctacatACTCTTAACTACTTGATATAATACTGTGTCTTGTGaaaagtagtggcagtggcagtgctgGCGGGGCAGTGGCAGTGTTGGCGGGGCAGTGTTGGTGGGGCAGTGTTGGCGGGGCAGTGGCAGTGTTGGTGGGGCAGTGGCAGTGTTGGCGGGGCAGTGGCAGTGTTGGTGGGGCAGTGATAGTGTTGGCGGGGCAGTGTTGGCGGGGCAGTGGCAGTGTTGATGGTACGCTCTTGTCTCCGTCAG
Proteins encoded in this window:
- the LOC123515725 gene encoding uncharacterized protein LOC123515725, with amino-acid sequence MQYRKVVPFFSYAVDDFGDELFIGYHPLTKEVEVACCGALLDLFVNEQRVPLGQWVSLCVTLDLVKKQVLLYYPVNDTMEQVVMQDDRAEPDRVRGGGLLMVGQRQSVVGGGFSTALSLCGQVADLHLFDTVLTEDELLSFLTCQAAEGLDTAPIVSFASLQDTFTMGEAEVDSLQVQDACHNITFEVVIISHPITFKDAHRLCDLMSNADKHPVFTPVSMDEQNDLLADMEPYEESCLSRHTSLGDMWLDGRSV
- the LOC123515717 gene encoding uncharacterized protein LOC123515717 codes for the protein MTVIDTGTCASLSVWGDTRGLWHHTDCHDLKCAACMVPRPSEWLLRGHDTLLDHSFSLLPGNLSGMTGFFASSLTLEEGGSAGLGQWRIVSTVHPHVSAVLQRTSVTHYPFGMQEWQLHTATLATVKAKLLLTRCGQDELTCGDGRCIYRMYRCDLEVDCSDASDEQDCGRVRKAAGYKRQVSPPRKLRSGAQRVGVRVDVLAVTELDIVGFRVTVELRLELTWRDSRLTFLNLQPETWKNKLSDSDLWRPAVEYLSSDGSASNLNHRGHHLYALHHPNAAKDMLSDTREDVIYRGNDTKMKVVLLEEVDFSCPFNLFAFPLMNSSVT